From the Psychrobacter sp. P11F6 genome, the window GATTGGCATTATGCTGTGCATGAGGTGCCATAAGATAATGTCCTTGGGATTGGAAAGAGTCAAACCATAAGATATCAGGGTATTATATCAAATTAATATCGTTTAGCGCTGACAGATTAACCTTATATTGGCAGCAGTATGACTAGGGTATATGCTTACTATTATAACATTGCCACAAAATATAACTGGCTGGGTCGCACTTGCATCACTACTGAACTTGCGATCTGCCTACGTTTTTCTGAGGGCTGAAGTTTTAAAAGACGAGGTTGTTTATAGAAACAGCTATTTTGTTGGTAATTATCTATTCAATACAGAGGACTTATAGTCACTTCTCGAATTTGTCTATTAGCTACAGGGATGGTAAATAATATGTTTCGACTACTGTCAGCCGCTAATTGGCTTTGCTTGCTTAATAGATAATCAGCTGGCGTGGCGATGAATTCTCCAATCATATCATTTGCGCCGTATACGCTGACTTTAACATTCGGATACAGCTGTGCTTTGGCACTTTGATTGTTTAATGTGGCACTGACATCGCTCGACTTTCCATCCATCTTAATCTTACTCGATTTATGATTAAGGTTGGTAATCGTGAATGCTGTTAGATCGGCACTAGGTAAACTACAGGCAGCCACTGCACATACTGATTGTAAGCGCTCTGCATGCACTGGGTTTTTTATCAAAGTTTCTAGATTAAAAATGACGTATTGAGTAAAAAGGAGCAGTGCTAATACTAAGCATCCTAGCGTCCATAGTAAGGATGCGATAGAACGTCTCTGCGGCGTAGGTGTAAACTTTGCTTGTGCTTTTCTCACACGCTCTTCGGAGGTTGACGCTTCATCTTTCAGTGGTACACCCATATCGAGCAACAGTTGTGATAAATCGGTATCGTCTTGTCGAACCTCTTCGCTTTTATTTTGGTCTTTTAGGAGTTTTTCGAGCCAAGAATTGTCCGCAGTATCATCCACATTGGCATGAATATCATTAGCGGCTGCTGAACTGAGCGCCATTTGTGCTGATGAGGAATTTTCTGTTGTCGCATCAGATGATACTTTCGCTGATGACGCGTTGTTTTTATCTGTTTTTTTAGAGAGGTTACTTGTTGGTTGGTTGTCTGCTGTAGAAGTATAACTGCTATTGTTCATATTGCTTGCTTGAGTCAGCCAAGCATCCATACTATCTAGAGAATCATACTCTAAAATACTTTCTTCTGGCTCATCGCTATCCATGTCATCATAGATTAAGCCGTCATGAATCAAATCATCCTCAATTAAAGTATCAGATGAAATATTTTTTGAATGTGGAGGAGTGAGTGGTGACTTAGCAGCGCCTACTGCATGTTGATTTTTATTATGATTGTCAGCGGTTTGTGCAGAATGTCCATTTGAATCGGCTGTCATATTGGTGTCAGTCGTTGTATTTTCTTGAATCGCGGAAGTACTGACAGCATCGGCAGTGAGGATAAGATGTTTATTGACCAAAAAACTCTGTTGGCATTGATCACAGCTAACAGTGGCGTTTACTTTATTCAACTGTGTTTGCTGTATTTTAAAGCAAGCTTGGCAATGAGGGCACTGAGTTTTTATGGGCGTGGTCATAGGGTCGAATCCAAAAAATTATGGTTATCAATACCGCTTAGCCACTCGCTAATAGTTGCCTATAGTGCTAATACTGCCTTTTGTGTTAGCTTTAAATATTAGCTGTAAATGTCCATAAATCATGAATAAGGACAGAGTGGCGTCAAATGCATGACATTTGACTGCCCTCTATCGTAACAGATGTAATTAAATGTTGCTAGCCTGTAAATGTACCAGATAAACGCTGCCAATGTTGGTCTTCTTGCGCTGTAAAAGCATGCTTTGCATCAAGCGCAAAATAAGGTTGATAAGCCGCCGTTACTTGTTCGGTTTGTGACTCTATTAGACCGGCCAATACAATGCGACCTTTTGGTGCGATTAAGGTAGCAAAGTAAGGCGCTAAGCCAATAAGCGGCTTGGCTAGAATGTTTGCAACGATTACGTCTACAGGTAACACATCATTTTGTGTACAGTAGTCAGTAAAATCTTCTGGTAAAAACGCTTGCAGACGATCCTCAACGTGATTGCGTGCGGCATTTTGATTGGTTGCCAGTACTGCTTGTGGGTCGATATCGACGGCATACACGTGGCGCGCACCTAATAACAAAGCAGCAATGCCTAAAATACCTGAACCGCAACCATAATCAATCACCACTTTGTCTTTTAGATCTTGTTCTGTTAACCAGTCAAGACATAAGCGGGTAGTGGCATGATAGCCTGTACCAAAAGCTAGGCCAGGATCCATAATAATATTAGTCGCCTCAGGATTGGGCGGCGTCAGCCAGTTGGGCACAATCCATAAATTATTGGCACATTCGATAGGATGGTAATTGCTCATCCATTCGCGCTCCCAGTCTTTATCATCGACAGCCGTGAGCCAGATACGAGTGGCTTGCACTTGTGCTGCGATTTCATGACTGAGCTGCTCGACTGCCTGACGACTGCCAGCATCGGTGGTCGCATCAAATAGCCCTGTCAAGATAACCTCATCCCATAGCGGTGATTCACCAGGTAAGGGCTCAAATAGAGGTTGGTCACCTGCGTCGTCTAAGGCGATGGATAATGCACCTGCTTCTAGGAGCAGTGCCTCAGCCAAATCGACGTTTGCTTTTTCACATTGTAAATGCAGTTGTTGCCATGCCATAACGATAACCTTAATTAAAAATAAATGTATATTTTGGATAAATGATGCGTGTGCAGAATATAAAAAGTGAATAGATACCAAATGATAAACTTGGTCTCTATTCACTTCGGTATGTCTTGATATTAGCGTAAGGCTTGCTTCGCTTCACTGATGACGCGAGCGTTGCCTTGGGCTTGTCCTGATTGCAAAATAATTTGCCACAGCGCGCGGCGACGACTGGTATCTTGAGAAACACTCAGACCACGGCGTGCCATGGCTTCTGCCTTGCGCGGCTGGTTCTTTTTTAATGCCACTTGCGCCAAATAGAAATACACCGCAGAAGATTTAGGTGCTAGGCGCTGTGCACGGGTAAAGCTGTTTTCAGCATTGGTCAGTTTGCCAGCTTTTAGTTGACTGATACCTGCTTGCATCAAATTGCGAAATGCTGGCAGGTTGCTATTGTTGGTAGTAGTAGCTTGCTGTGTCCGTTGCTGCGAGTTTTTTCTTGCCTGTTCTAGCAATTCGTTGTGTGACGGTGCTGACGGCTCAGAGATGATGTAGTCATCACGCGAAGGAATGATTATAACTGAATCAGGTTGGGTCAACACAGGACTAGATGGTGTAAATACAGGCGTCTCTTGAGTCAATGGATTGGTTGATTCGGCTGGCTCAGAGGGATTATAAGGCTCAATGGGGTAGTCATCCTCGTCCTCTGTTCTGACAATGGGCGTTTGCGTCACAGTCGCTATGGGGGCTTTAGCTGTCTGCGATGATGGCAGCGTTTGAGTCGGTACGGTTTTCATAGCGGTAGATGCAGTCGGCGCAGTCTGGCAAGCGCTCAAACTCAACATGCCAGCTAGAGCACTGACTGCCAGCATCGTATTGGCTGGCTTGATTTTGATAGACCGCGTTATGACGGCTGACCTAGCTGATACAGTTTGCTTGAGAGATAACATTAAGTTGAGACCTTTTTTAAGTTTCACAAATAACTTTAGAACCATTCAACGGCACGATCATACCAAGTATCGGCACGACTTTCTGCATCATTACCATTTGACCCATCACTGTTTTCTTGGTTGTCGCTATCAACAGCTTCGCCATTTGGAATCTCTAAACCTTCACTACGGCGCTGCTGGTTCTGTTCACGAGCACGATCTTGTTGATATAAGCCGACAGCGCAACTGCTGGCTTCTTCTGGTAAATATGCTGACAGGACAGGCAGATAGCGTGCATCTGCACAGCGCTCATTAGACAGCTTGCCTGAGTTGTTCTCTAACCACAACCATTCAATACCTTCAGGCTCTGGTAGTGCCACAGGCGTCAGCTTCAAGCGATTCATATAGTCAACCCAAACTGGCAATGCGCCAGTACCGCCGCTTAAACCAATTGGCTTGTTATCATCACGGCCAACCCAAACCACACTGACGTAGTTGCCACTGTAGCCTGCAAACCAAGCGTCGCGGTAATCATTTGTGGTTCCTGTTTTGCCAGCAAGATTTAGATTGCTACCAAGTGATTGCACGCGTTTGGCAGTACCGTTTTTGACCACATCTTGTAAAGCATAGTTAATTAAGAAATTGGTCTCAGGCGGAATACTACGCTGAGTGTTGAGTCCAGTACGTTGTAAAATACGACCACGGTCATCAATGACGGTGCGAATACTATGGATAGGCGTACGGAAGCCACCAGTTGCAAAGACTTGATAGACACCAAGCATGTCCATTGGGCTAAGATTAACAGAACCTAACAATGCTGACGGGTAGGGTGGTATTTTTTCTTTAAT encodes:
- the prmA gene encoding 50S ribosomal protein L11 methyltransferase, which translates into the protein MAWQQLHLQCEKANVDLAEALLLEAGALSIALDDAGDQPLFEPLPGESPLWDEVILTGLFDATTDAGSRQAVEQLSHEIAAQVQATRIWLTAVDDKDWEREWMSNYHPIECANNLWIVPNWLTPPNPEATNIIMDPGLAFGTGYHATTRLCLDWLTEQDLKDKVVIDYGCGSGILGIAALLLGARHVYAVDIDPQAVLATNQNAARNHVEDRLQAFLPEDFTDYCTQNDVLPVDVIVANILAKPLIGLAPYFATLIAPKGRIVLAGLIESQTEQVTAAYQPYFALDAKHAFTAQEDQHWQRLSGTFTG
- a CDS encoding DUF3426 domain-containing protein is translated as MTTPIKTQCPHCQACFKIQQTQLNKVNATVSCDQCQQSFLVNKHLILTADAVSTSAIQENTTTDTNMTADSNGHSAQTADNHNKNQHAVGAAKSPLTPPHSKNISSDTLIEDDLIHDGLIYDDMDSDEPEESILEYDSLDSMDAWLTQASNMNNSSYTSTADNQPTSNLSKKTDKNNASSAKVSSDATTENSSSAQMALSSAAANDIHANVDDTADNSWLEKLLKDQNKSEEVRQDDTDLSQLLLDMGVPLKDEASTSEERVRKAQAKFTPTPQRRSIASLLWTLGCLVLALLLFTQYVIFNLETLIKNPVHAERLQSVCAVAACSLPSADLTAFTITNLNHKSSKIKMDGKSSDVSATLNNQSAKAQLYPNVKVSVYGANDMIGEFIATPADYLLSKQSQLAADSSRNILFTIPVANRQIREVTISPLY
- a CDS encoding tetratricopeptide repeat protein; this encodes MLSLKQTVSARSAVITRSIKIKPANTMLAVSALAGMLSLSACQTAPTASTAMKTVPTQTLPSSQTAKAPIATVTQTPIVRTEDEDDYPIEPYNPSEPAESTNPLTQETPVFTPSSPVLTQPDSVIIIPSRDDYIISEPSAPSHNELLEQARKNSQQRTQQATTTNNSNLPAFRNLMQAGISQLKAGKLTNAENSFTRAQRLAPKSSAVYFYLAQVALKKNQPRKAEAMARRGLSVSQDTSRRRALWQIILQSGQAQGNARVISEAKQALR